The following proteins come from a genomic window of Nitrososphaerota archaeon:
- a CDS encoding NAD(P)H-hydrate dehydratase, with protein MQIGEELLEELPVRRVDSRKGQNGVVAVIGGSRIYHGAPALSGMAAYRTGVDLVYLFVPEPLVAPIRAISPSFIVYPTPDYKLTVGCANKILAWMPQVDACVIGPGAGRQKPDGMKKLVAELSSNKVKMVVDADALQPEVVAGLSGREAVLTPHPGEFKRITNVELEDDLEKRKESVRKAAESLGLAILVKGHLDIISDGKNVVVDETGSPAMTVGGVGDVLSGIVAALMTKGMEPFKAAVAGAYINGRCGQMAAEKYGFRILPTDLVAEIPNLLKKYDRVLK; from the coding sequence ATGCAAATCGGAGAGGAGCTACTGGAAGAACTCCCTGTTAGGAGAGTTGATTCTCGGAAGGGGCAGAACGGCGTCGTCGCTGTAATTGGAGGTAGCAGGATCTATCATGGAGCTCCAGCATTATCTGGGATGGCAGCATATAGAACAGGAGTAGATCTGGTTTATCTGTTCGTCCCTGAGCCTCTGGTAGCGCCGATAAGGGCGATCTCCCCTTCGTTTATCGTGTATCCTACTCCAGACTACAAGCTCACTGTTGGATGTGCTAACAAGATACTTGCATGGATGCCACAAGTAGATGCCTGCGTGATAGGCCCGGGAGCAGGGAGGCAGAAGCCTGACGGCATGAAGAAACTTGTCGCAGAACTTTCGTCTAACAAGGTCAAGATGGTTGTTGATGCTGATGCTCTGCAGCCTGAAGTTGTAGCTGGGCTATCTGGAAGGGAAGCCGTCCTTACTCCTCACCCCGGAGAATTCAAACGCATTACTAATGTTGAACTCGAAGATGATCTTGAAAAAAGGAAGGAATCTGTTAGAAAAGCGGCAGAATCTCTTGGGCTTGCAATACTTGTAAAAGGACACTTGGACATAATATCTGATGGGAAGAACGTGGTTGTGGATGAGACCGGTTCGCCTGCAATGACCGTAGGAGGAGTTGGGGATGTTTTATCTGGGATAGTAGCTGCTTTAATGACAAAAGGGATGGAGCCCTTCAAGGCTGCGGTTGCCGGTGCCTACATAAATGGTAGATGCGGGCAGATGGCTGCGGAAAAGTATGGTTTCAGGATATTGCCCACAGATTTAGTTGCTGAGATACCTAACTTGCTGAAGAAATACGATAGAGTTCTCAAATAG
- a CDS encoding cysteine synthase family protein, whose translation MKTAVTKYSTENIGNTPQIELKAFSVNDAKIFAKLEWYNNFGSIKDRPASWMVSEAEKHGLLKRGKSVIMEPTSGNTGIALAGIAKALGYRFEVVIPNKVSDETKAILKRFDVKVLETEDDLCPRVGPGTDQSIALATAIVRGHPGDYFMPNQYENDANFMAHYYGTGSEIWRDTEGKVTHFVAGIGTGGTITGVGKFLKEKNPNIRIIAVEPQKGHHIQGLRNTGESNLPTLLERRKEVIDQWLEIKDDEAFATVRAIVEKENMFVGPSSGAVLAAALKVAKENRGARIVAIFGDDGRKYRSVYSQFKVFTDAEFDKLSKTAKNLPNSPIFRN comes from the coding sequence ATGAAGACTGCAGTAACAAAGTACAGCACCGAGAATATAGGAAACACTCCTCAGATCGAGCTTAAGGCTTTCAGCGTTAACGATGCAAAGATATTTGCAAAATTAGAATGGTACAACAACTTTGGCTCGATAAAAGATAGGCCAGCGTCGTGGATGGTTTCTGAGGCGGAGAAGCACGGTCTTTTGAAGAGAGGCAAGTCTGTAATCATGGAGCCAACTTCGGGAAATACGGGAATTGCCTTAGCAGGAATTGCAAAAGCGTTAGGATACAGGTTCGAGGTCGTGATACCGAACAAGGTCAGCGACGAAACAAAAGCCATTCTGAAAAGGTTTGACGTGAAGGTTCTTGAAACTGAGGACGATTTGTGTCCAAGAGTCGGCCCAGGCACAGACCAGTCTATTGCCCTGGCTACCGCGATCGTTAGGGGGCATCCAGGCGACTATTTCATGCCTAACCAGTATGAGAATGATGCCAACTTCATGGCACATTATTACGGCACTGGTTCCGAAATCTGGAGGGATACTGAGGGCAAAGTTACACATTTTGTTGCTGGGATAGGCACGGGAGGGACGATAACGGGAGTTGGAAAGTTCCTCAAGGAGAAGAATCCAAATATCAGGATAATCGCTGTCGAGCCTCAGAAAGGGCATCATATACAGGGCTTGAGGAATACTGGAGAGTCGAATCTGCCGACACTTCTTGAAAGAAGGAAGGAAGTCATAGATCAATGGCTTGAGATCAAGGACGATGAAGCCTTTGCAACGGTTCGGGCAATTGTAGAGAAGGAGAATATGTTCGTAGGGCCGTCTTCGGGTGCAGTACTTGCAGCCGCATTGAAAGTTGCCAAAGAAAATAGAGGTGCAAGGATAGTTGCAATATTCGGCGATGATGGAAGGAAGTACAGAAGCGTTTACAGTCAATTCAAGGTGTTCACCGATGCAGAATTTGACAAGCTGTCAAAGACCGCAAAGAATCTGCCAAATAGCCCTATATTTCGGAACTAA
- a CDS encoding sulfurtransferase TusA family protein, with translation MAKPENTSAPKVTLDTRGLFCPEPVFRTRSQIDKVSNGDVVEIWADDPGAEEDISRWAKRTGNALLSIRKDGKDLIFLIQKKAS, from the coding sequence ATGGCAAAGCCCGAAAACACGAGCGCTCCAAAGGTTACATTAGACACGAGGGGGTTGTTCTGCCCCGAACCTGTATTCAGGACTAGGAGCCAGATAGACAAGGTGAGTAATGGAGATGTCGTTGAAATATGGGCCGATGATCCTGGAGCGGAGGAAGACATATCAAGGTGGGCCAAGAGGACGGGCAATGCCCTTTTGTCCATTAGAAAGGATGGCAAAGACCTGATATTCCTGATACAGAAAAAGGCGAGTTAA
- the aspS gene encoding aspartate--tRNA(Asn) ligase, with protein sequence MKRTYYSSDLIQELRGKIVTVAGWVEDVRLLGSLAFITLRDSKGVCQLVAKKQDLNNELFDVVCKSPRQSSIIAQGIVKDSKAKNVPVEIQIQQFQILTNAVPPLPLDPTGRVDANMDKRLDVRALDLRNPENLAIFRIRHFALQSIRKSLIEQGFLEVNTAKIIGQAAEGGANLFSLDYFGKKGYLAQSPQLYKEQLTMALDRVFEIASFFRAEKSHTRRHLNEFTSVDIEAAFADEDDVMRVLEDMVKASIDSIRKECGKELSILNHDLEPLDKIERITYSQAVDELKSSGIDMKHGDDLTDQSLGVLANKHPSFFFLVEWPASLKPFYIARKDGTQISRSFDLQFGALELSSGGMRVSSRKELERRLKEAGLSIESFASHLEVFDWGMPPHSGWGLGLDRFMMVLTGKANIRDVVLYPRDQFRFTP encoded by the coding sequence ATGAAGAGAACGTATTATTCCTCCGATCTCATTCAAGAGCTTAGAGGGAAGATTGTTACTGTTGCAGGCTGGGTTGAGGACGTTCGCCTTTTAGGCTCCCTGGCCTTCATTACGCTGAGGGACTCGAAAGGGGTTTGTCAGCTCGTTGCCAAGAAGCAGGATCTGAACAATGAACTCTTTGATGTCGTATGTAAAAGCCCGAGGCAGAGCAGCATAATAGCACAAGGGATAGTGAAGGATAGCAAGGCGAAGAATGTCCCTGTTGAAATTCAGATTCAGCAGTTTCAAATACTGACGAACGCAGTTCCCCCTCTCCCCCTAGATCCAACTGGTAGGGTAGATGCGAACATGGACAAGAGGCTTGACGTAAGAGCCCTTGACCTTAGGAACCCAGAGAACCTTGCAATCTTCAGAATAAGACATTTTGCTTTGCAGAGCATAAGGAAATCTCTCATTGAGCAGGGCTTCTTGGAGGTGAATACTGCCAAGATAATCGGGCAGGCAGCAGAGGGAGGAGCAAACTTGTTTTCGCTTGATTATTTTGGCAAAAAGGGTTACCTAGCTCAAAGCCCCCAACTGTACAAAGAGCAGCTTACGATGGCCTTGGACAGGGTCTTTGAAATCGCATCTTTCTTCAGGGCTGAAAAGTCTCATACCAGAAGGCACCTCAACGAATTCACGAGTGTAGATATCGAGGCAGCATTTGCGGACGAGGATGACGTAATGAGGGTTCTTGAAGATATGGTCAAAGCATCAATAGATAGCATCAGAAAGGAATGCGGTAAGGAACTATCCATACTTAATCATGATTTGGAACCTTTGGACAAGATTGAGAGAATAACTTATTCCCAAGCTGTAGATGAACTGAAAAGTTCAGGAATTGATATGAAACATGGAGACGATCTCACAGATCAGTCCTTAGGAGTCCTTGCAAACAAGCATCCTTCGTTCTTCTTCCTTGTTGAATGGCCTGCATCGCTGAAGCCATTCTACATTGCCAGAAAGGATGGTACCCAAATTAGCAGGTCTTTTGACCTGCAGTTTGGAGCATTAGAGCTTTCTTCCGGAGGCATGAGAGTCTCCAGCAGGAAGGAGCTGGAGCGGAGACTGAAAGAAGCTGGTCTGTCGATAGAGAGTTTCGCTTCGCATCTGGAGGTCTTTGACTGGGGGATGCCCCCTCACTCAGGTTGGGGCTTGGGCCTTGATCGGTTCATGATGGTGCTGACTGGGAAGGCTAACATCAGGGATGTTGTTCTCTACCCGAGAGACCAGTTCAGGTTCACTCCCTAG
- a CDS encoding AAA family ATPase, translating into MSVLAAKELEETATRYAAEAIRHDSHGARGKAIQMYQVAIQTLLKLAHLYPDYKLNKLYMDRAMAYQERIKALQSAHGLLPPDDNPERGEEVSDESSTSTNASSPGVVESLKASYNELVMQEKPNVKWDEVVGLDEAKNAIREAITFPVQRPDLFPLGWPRGVLLYGPPGCGKTMLAAATAAEIDGYFVNVDAASIMSKWLGEAEKNVAKLFQSMRKMIENGPVVIFIDEIDSLLGTRSQEIGGEVRVRNQFLKEMDGITDKGKNLHLYVIGATNKPWTLDWPFLRRFQKRIHVPLPNNEARAQMLRLYTAPLKMDPEISIDELAELTDGYSGSDTRDICQALQLKVVRELFQSGRGADKDSQPRPITLEDFKQVLETRKPSVSVEMLRAYANWSDNYKAL; encoded by the coding sequence ATGAGCGTGTTGGCTGCCAAAGAACTCGAAGAAACCGCGACCAGGTACGCTGCAGAAGCGATCAGGCACGATTCGCATGGCGCGAGAGGCAAAGCCATACAGATGTACCAGGTAGCAATACAAACCCTGCTCAAGCTAGCGCATCTTTATCCTGATTATAAGCTAAACAAGTTGTACATGGACAGGGCCATGGCTTATCAGGAGAGAATAAAGGCCCTGCAAAGCGCCCATGGTTTGTTGCCGCCAGACGACAATCCCGAACGGGGAGAGGAAGTCTCGGACGAATCCAGTACTTCAACCAACGCATCATCACCCGGAGTGGTCGAGTCCCTCAAAGCCTCATATAACGAGCTTGTCATGCAGGAGAAGCCCAATGTCAAGTGGGACGAGGTTGTTGGCCTTGATGAGGCCAAGAACGCTATCAGGGAAGCGATAACCTTCCCCGTTCAAAGGCCTGACCTATTCCCTCTTGGCTGGCCTAGAGGAGTTCTCCTTTATGGTCCCCCTGGCTGTGGAAAGACGATGCTAGCAGCTGCAACAGCGGCAGAAATTGATGGCTACTTTGTCAATGTTGATGCCGCATCTATAATGTCAAAATGGCTTGGGGAAGCCGAAAAGAACGTTGCCAAGCTCTTTCAGTCGATGCGCAAGATGATTGAAAATGGACCTGTCGTGATTTTCATCGACGAGATTGATTCACTGCTAGGGACGAGGAGCCAAGAGATTGGAGGAGAAGTAAGAGTAAGGAATCAGTTCCTCAAAGAGATGGATGGCATAACCGACAAGGGCAAGAACTTGCATCTTTATGTCATTGGTGCTACGAACAAGCCTTGGACACTTGACTGGCCCTTTTTGCGAAGGTTCCAGAAGAGAATCCATGTCCCTCTCCCTAACAATGAAGCTCGCGCTCAAATGTTGAGGCTATACACTGCACCATTGAAGATGGATCCTGAAATCAGCATAGACGAGCTCGCCGAACTTACCGACGGTTATTCTGGTAGCGACACTAGGGATATCTGCCAAGCCCTGCAGCTGAAAGTTGTTCGTGAATTATTCCAGAGTGGCCGGGGTGCAGACAAGGATAGCCAGCCTAGACCGATTACTCTTGAGGACTTCAAGCAAGTTCTTGAGACTAGAAAGCCCAGCGTTTCTGTGGAGATGCTCAGAGCCTATGCAAACTGGTCTGACAACTACAAGGCACTTTAG